Proteins encoded in a region of the Solanum dulcamara chromosome 9, daSolDulc1.2, whole genome shotgun sequence genome:
- the LOC129903816 gene encoding ABC transporter B family member 5-like, whose product MANNNNISFEVEGSSSRFNEKMPQEVKKTNEIKKERSINNTNTIPFYKLFSFADNFDKILMFWGTIGAAGNGLCQVLVAAFFGDLVDAFGLNQTSVVLQQVSKVSLKLVYLAIGSGVAAMLQVACWTFTAERQAARLRVLYLKSVLRQEVTFFDKEVNTGEVIGKMSGDIFIIQDAMGDKVGKMIRCISMFIAGFIIAFIKGWLLALVMVSPIVPLVIVVGVMFLFMSRQASQSHKAYSKAASVVEQTIGSIRTVASFTGEKQAVEDYNKSLQKAYRSGIHEGLASGLGLGSSHFILFCNYALAFWYGGKMILEKDYTGGSVLTITLAVLTASLSIGEASPCLAAFTAGKAAAFKMFETINRNSEIDVYNNSGIILDDIRGDIEIKDVCFSYPSRPTERILNEFSLLIPSGKSTALVGGSGSGKSTIISLIERFYDPQSGEILIDGRNLKDFQVKWIRQKIALVSQEPTLFSTSIKENVAYGKDGATKEEIEAAIEIANATKFINRLPEGIETNVGERGTQLSGGQKQRIAIARAILKDPRILLLDEATSALDAESENLVQEALDKIMVDRTTIIVAHRLSTVRNADNIAVIHRGTIVEEGKHFELLKDPEGAYSQLIRLQEINQEKEQLCLDDSQLLSTESRQESNYDTTEVKGITETILPKSTDANLEVSKNLKKAHVIRLAHLNKPEFPILLVGAVVATVSGSVLPVFGLIFSNILKAFYEPPDELKKDTQFWSLMIVVLGTTLLISTPLETLFFTVAGCKLIQRIRSMCFRRSVHMEIGWFDEPENSVGGIATKLSTDAAIVRVLVGDILAKITKDLAAAIVGTVIAFRASWLLSLIILAMVPFMMANIYVQNKFAKGFGTDAKKYEKASRVVNDAVSNIRTVVSFCVEEKVVELYEKESDVPIMAGTGKGMISGVSYGITSSFIFFVYAASGYAGARLVDDGKISNAATFRVFLAVYLTAIVISQSTFMNDFTKAKSAAASIFSILDRKSKIDSSTEDGLTLHQSKGDIEFKQVCFAYATRPDIQVLNGFSLTILSGQTVALVGESGCGKSTVISLLQRYYNFASGQIMLDRIDIQNFNLKWLRHQMGLVSQEPVLFNDTIRANIMYGKEAGDATEAELIAAAKLANAHKFISGLQQGYDTMVGERGAQLSGGQKQRIAIARAILKNPKILLLDEATSALDAESERMVQMALDQVMVNRTAIIIAHRLSTIKEADVVCVLKNGAVVEEGNHDTLMSNENGHYASLIKHHMG is encoded by the exons ATGGCtaataacaacaatattagTTTTGAAGTTGAAGGGTCCTCTTCAAGATTTAATGAGAAAATGCCACAAGAAGTTAAAAAGACAAATGAAATTAAGAAAGAGAGAAGCATTAACAACACCAATACTATTCCATTCTACAAACTCTTCTCATTTGCTGATAATTTTGACAAAATATTGATGTTTTGGGGAACAATAGGTGCTGCTGGGAATGGACTATGCCAAGTTCTTGTGGCTGCCTTCTTTGGGGATTTGGTGGATGCATTTGGACTAAACCAAACTTCAGTTGTGCTTCAACAAGTGTCCAAG GTGTCATTAAAACTTGTTTATTTGGCCATCGGTTCAGGTGTAGCAGCAATGCTTC AGGTGGCTTGTTGGACGTTTACTGCAGAGCGACAAGCTGCACGACTAAGGGTGTTGTACTTAAAAAGCGTTCTGCGACAAGAAGTTACTTTCTTTGACAAGGAAGTAAATACAGGGGAAGTTATTGGTAAAATGTCTGGTGACATTTTTATCATACAAGATGCTATGGGCGATAAG GTGGGGAAGATGATAAGGTGCATCTCAATGTTTATAGCAGGATTTATTATCGCCTTCATCAAGGGGTGGCTTCTAGCACTTGTTATGGTTTCACCCATCGTTCCACTGGTAATAGTTGTTGGTGTCATGTTCCTCTTCATGTCTAGACAGGCTTCCCAATCACACAAAGCTTATTCTAAGGCAGCCAGTGTAGTTGAGCAAACAATTGGTTCCATCAGAACA GTTGCATCATTCACAGGTGAAAAGCAGGCTGTCGAGGACTATAACAAGTCCTTACAAAAGGCATACAGATCTGGTATACATGAAGGACTTGCAAGTGGCTTAGGCTTGGGATCGTCCCATTTTATTCTCTTTTGCAATTATGCTTTGGCTTTCTGGTATGGTGGAAAAATGATCTTGGAGAAAGATTATACAGGAGGTTCAGTCTTGACCATAACTCTAGCTGTGTTAACTGCTTCATT GTCAATAGGCGAGGCATCTCCTTGCTTAGCTGCATTTACAGCAGGGAAAGCTGCTGCTTTCAAGATGTTTGAGACTATAAACAGAAATTCAGAGATTGATGTGTACAACAATAGTGGGATCATTTTGGATGACATACGTGGAGATATAGAGATAAAAGATGTGTGTTTTAGTTATCCAAGTAGACCAACAGAGAGAATACTCAACGAGTTTTCATTGTTAATCCCTAGTGGAAAATCTACTGCTTTGGTTGGTGGAAGCGGAAGTGGCAAGTCCACAATTATTAGTTTAATTGAGAGATTCTATGATCCACAATCTGGTGAGATTTTAATAGACGGACGTAATCTCAAAGACTTCCAGGTTAAGTGGATTAGACAGAAAATTGCTCTAGTAAGTCAAGAACCTACATTGTTTTCAACGAGCATCAAGGAAAATGTTGCATATGGGAAAGATGGAGCCAccaaagaagaaattgaagcagCAATTGAGATTGCAAATGCAACTAAATTTATTAACAGACTACCTGAG GGAATAGAGACAAATGTCGGTGAACGTGGAACTCAACTCTCTGGTGGACAAAAGCAGAGAATCGCTATAGCAAGGGCaattctgaaagaccctcgcaTTTTACTTCTAGACGAGGCAACAAGTGCTCTAGATGCTGAGTCAGAGAATCTTGTCCAAGAAGCACTTGACAAAATTATGGTTGATAGAACAACCATAATAGTCGCGCATCGCCTCAGTACAGTGAGGAATGCTGATAATATTGCTGTCATTCATCGAGGCACAATTGTGGAGGAAG GTAAACACTTTGAGCTATTGAAAGATCCCGAGGGAGCATACTCGCAACTTATTCGCTTGCaggaaataaatcaagaaaaagaGCAACTTTGCCTCGATGATTCACAACTTCTTTCTACTGAGTCAAGACAAGAATCCAATTATGATACTACAGAAGTTAAAGGAATTACTGAGACTATACTGCCAAAAAGTACAGATGCTAATTTAGAAGTatctaaaaatctcaaaaaagcTCATGTTATTCGCCTTGCACATCTGAATAAGCCCGAGTTTCCTATTCTTCTTGTGGGAGCAGTAGTTGCAACAGTTTCTGGTTCCGTCCTCCCAGTTTTtggtttaatattttccaacaTACTTAAAGCATTTTATGAGCCACCTGATGAACTAAAGAAAGATACACAATTTTGGTCACTCATGATTGTGGTTCTTGGAACAACATTGCTGATTTCAACTCCACTAGAGACACTTTTTTTTACCGTGGCTGGTTGTAAGTTGATCCAACGAATTAGATCGATGTGCTTTCGTAGGTCTGTCCACATGgaaattggttggtttgatgaaCCAGAGAACTCCGTTGGAGGGATAGCCACAAAGCTCTCTACTGATGCAGCTATTGTTCGAGTTCTAGTGGGGGATATATTGGCAAAAATAACTAAAGATCTTGCAGCTGCAATTGTTGGGACGGTGATAGCTTTTCGAGCAAGTTGGTTATTGTCTCTGATTATCTTAGCCATGGTACCATTTATGATGGCCAACATTTATGTTCAGAACAAGTTTGCTAAAGGATTTGGTACTGACGCAAAG AAGTATGAGAAAGCAAGTCGAGTAGTCAATGATGCAGTCAGTAATATAAGAACTGTTGTTTCTTTTTGTGTGGAAGAGAAGGTGGTGGAGCTATATGAGAAGGAAAGTGATGTCCCAATAATGGCCGGGACTGGAAAAGGGATGATTAGCGGTGTCAGTTATGGTATTACGTCTTCATTCATTTTCTTTGTATATGCAGCAAGTGGCTACGCTGGCGCTAGACTTGTAGATGATGGAAAAATTTCAAATGCTGCTACTTTCCGC GTTTTCCTTGCTGTGTATTTGACAGCTATAGTTATTTCTCAATCAACCTTTATGAATGATTTTACAAAAGCTAAGAGTGCTGCTGCTTCAATATTTTCTATATTAGATAGAAAATCAAAGATAGATTCGAGTACAGAGGATGGCTTAACTTTACACCAAAGCAAAGGAGATATAGAGTTTAAACAAGTATGCTTTGCATATGCAACGAGGCCAGACATCCAAGTTCTTAATGGCTTCAGCTTGACAATTTTGAGTGGCCag ACAGTTGCTTTAGTCGGAGAAAGTGGCTGTGGGAAGTCTACAGTGATCTCACTCTTACAACGATATTATAATTTTGCTTCGGGTCAAATTATGCTTGATAGGATTgacatccaaaatttcaatttgaaatgGCTGAGGCATCAAATGGGGCTTGTTAGCCAAGAACCAGTTCTGTTCAATGACACGATTCGAGCCAACATAATGTATGGGAAGGAAGCTGGAGATGCAACTGAAGCAGAATTAATAGCTGCAGCAAAATTGGCAAATGCGCACAAGTTCATTTCTGGCTTACAGCAG GGGTACGATACCATGGTTGGGGAGCGAGGTGCTCAGCTTTCAGGTGGTCAGAAACAACGAATTGCCATTGCACGAGCTATTTTGAAAAAtcccaaaatattattactGGATGAGGCGACCAGTGCACTTGATGCAGAATCTGAAAGGATGGTCCAAATGGCATTAGACCAAGTCATGGTGAATCGAACTGCTATTATAATAGCACACAGATTATCAACAATTAAGGAAGCAGACGTAGTTTGTGTGTTGAAAAATGGAGCCGTTGTAGAGGAAGGAAACCATGATACTCTTATGAGTAACGAAAATGGCCACTACGCTTCTCTCATTAAACATCATATGGGATAA
- the LOC129904062 gene encoding fatty acyl-CoA reductase 3-like, translating to MELSKIEPFLEGKTIFITGATGFLAKILVEKILRIQPNVKRLYLLVRASDTKFAKKRFNDEVMQSELFSVLREKIGAKNLNSLIEEKVFPIAGDISFENFGIENSELKDEMFKGIDIIINSAATTRFDERYDIAMDINVLGAFNVLKFAKRCTNVKILVHVSTAYVCGEGEGIIPEKSFILGETLNKNTKLDIEVERKVIEEKLKELETQSLTTREMTMAMRDLGIQRANLHGWPNTYSFTKAMGEMLLGHYKENLQVVIIRPTIITSTYKEPFPGWIEGVKTVDSFILTYGKGIMNFCFGDPSTKLDMIPGDMVVDSILASVITHIGNDQYYSSQELIYHISSSKINPLKSSDMQLFLFQYFTKNPWINKDGNIIKVGKLTLFSNMNSFQSYISTYYWPLLKIVELANVFLWRRFDKTYTNLKRKIDMAIRLSELYKPYLLFHGSFDDVNTERLRMAMKEHKMDDVLNFDPSCINWEDYFMNTHLPGAVKHIF from the exons ATGGAATTATCTAAAATTGAACCGTTTCTCGAAGGCAAAACTATTTTCATTACGGGGGCCACGGGTTTCCTTGCAAAGA TTCTTGTGGAAAAGATACTTCGAATTCAGCCAAACGTAAAAAGATTATACCTTTTAGTAAGAGCTTCAGACACCAAATTCGCCAAAAAACGCTTTAATGATGAG GTTATGCAGAGTGAATTATTTAGTGttttaagagaaaaaataggTGCAAAAAATTTGAATTCTCTCATAGAAGAGAAAGTATTTCCAATTGCTGGTGACATTTCATTTGAGAATTTTGGAATTGAAAATTCAGAGTTGAAAGATGAAATGTTCAAAGGAattgatataattataaattCAGCTGCAACTACTAGATTTGATGAGag ATATGATATTGCAATGGATATCAATGTTCTAGGTGCCTTCAATGTCCTCAAGTTTGCTAAAAGATGTACAAATGTGAAAATTCTTGTCCATGTATCCACTG CTTATGTCTGTGGGGAAGGGGAAGGAATAATACCAGAGAAGTCATTTATTTTGGGTGAAACACTcaataaaaacacaaaattAGACATTGAGGTTGAGAGGAAAGTGATTGAGGAAAAACTAAAGGAACTTGAAACTCAAAGCTTGACAACAAGGGAAATGACAATGGCAATGAGAGACCTAGGCATTCAAAG GGCAAATTTGCATGGGTGGCCAAATACATATTCTTTCACAAAGGCAATGGGAGAGATGCTTTTAGGACACTATAAGGAAAATTTGCAAGTTGTTATAATACGTCCAACAATTATCACTAGCACTTATAAAGAGCCATTTCCTGGATGGATTGAAGGTGTAAA AACAGTGGATTCCTTTATTTTGACATATGGTAAAGGAATAATGAATTTCTGCTTTGGTGACCCAAGCACAAAACTTGATATG ATTCCAGGTGATATGGTGGTGGACTCAATACTTGCATCAGTTATAACACATATTGGAAATGATCAATACTATTCTTCTCAAGaattaatatatcatataagttcttcaaaaataaatCCCCTAAAATCTTCAGATATGCAATTGTTCTTATTTCAATATTTCACAAAAAATCCATGGATCAACAAAGATGGAAACATCATCAAAGTGGGGAAGCTTACACTATTTAGCAACATGAATAGCTTTCAAAGCTACATTTCAACCTATTATTGGCCATTATTAAag ATAGTAGAGTTGGCTAATGTATTTTTGTGGCGGCGTTTTGATAAAACCTACACGAATTTGAAGAGAAAGATTGATATGGCTATACGTTTATCTGAACTCTACAAACCTTACTTGCTTTTTCATGGAAG CTTTGATGATGTTAACACTGAGAGGTTAAGAATGGCAATGAAAGAACACAAGATGGATGATGTGCTCAATTTTGATCCAAGTTGCATTAATTGGGAAGATTATTTCATGAACACTCATCTCCCTGGAGCTGTCAAGCACATTTTCTAG